The genomic segment TGATCGTCTTCGTAGACGATATCGAGGTCGATGGCCTCTGGCTGCCAGTCACCTTCGGGGGCCAGCTCCGCTTCCAGTACCAACGTCTCACCGCCGGTGAGTTTGTCACGCCCGCGCCAGGCCTTGCCATCAACCGTCAACTGTCCCTCTTTGATCCATTGTTGCAGCCGTGAGCGTGAATAGTCAGGGAACAGTTGCGCTGCTACCTGGTCGAGTCGTTTGTTGCCCTGATCAAAGGGAACCTGAATACTGCTAGAGATCTGATTGGTCATAGTCTGCCAAATCGGGGAGGGTCGATGCGATACCAGACGTCAGAACCGCCAATCGGTTGGGACTGTGCTGTGACTGTGTTTTAATACCGCGCTTTAGCGAAGTATATCCACAATTAGGAATCCGCTCCATGACGTGCCGCTGGCTGTTGATTTTATTATCTGTCTTGATGGTCGCCTGCTCCGGAAATCCGGACAAACCCAAAGAACAAACCGAGCAACAATTATATAAAGAAGCCAGAACCGCGCTGGATAAAAACAGCAACGTTATTGCCATTGAAAAGCTCAAGGCGCTGGAGTCCCAGTACCCTTTTGGGGAATACGCCGAACAGGCTCAACTGGAGCTGATTTACGCCTATTTCAAAACCAGCGATCTGGAAACCGCCCTGGAAGCCAGCGAACGCTTTATCCGCCTGCATCCGCTGCATGAACAAATCGACTACGCCTACTACATTCGCGCGCTGACCACTTATGAAATGGGATTTTCCATGGTGGAACGGCGTTTTTCCGACGATGTTGCCAAGCGTGACCCGACACCGCTGCGCGATGCCTTCCAGTATTTTTCAGAATTGTTGACCCGCTTCCCGGACAGCCCTTATACCGCCGACTCCCGCGCACGTATGGTCTATCTGCGTGAACGCCTGGCCAGTTACGAGATTGGCGTGGCGCGCTACTATATGAAACGTCACGCCTTTATGGCAGCTGCCAACCGGGCCAACAAGGTAGTATCTGAGTATCCAGGTACCGCTGCGGTTGCCGATGGCCTGGTGATGATGACGGAAGCCTATCAGGAGCTATCGATGACAGCAGAAGCTGATGACGCCTTGGCACTGCTGAAATATAACTTCCCACAGCACCCACAACTACGGAATGGCGAGTTCAAGAACAGCGGTCTGGCACAAACAGATCGGCGCAGCTGGCTGGAAATCCTCTCCTTTGGCTTGAGTAAATAACCCGATACCAGACCACATTTTCAGGCCACTTTTGTGGCGATGGCCGAAATACAAGCAACTGAACACAACCGGCCCCGGAATACACGTCCAACCAACATCCGGGGCCCGGTTATTCACTTCATCTGACAGATTTCAGATACCAGCCCGCCAACCACTGGTGATCGGATAGCGCCGATCACGACCAAAACCACGCCGAGTTACTCGTACGCCAACCGGTGCCTGACGGCGTTTGTATTCGTTTACGTCAACCAGACGCAGCACCCGCATCACATCATCGCGGTCGAAGCCACTGGCAATAATCGCCTCGGCACTCATGTCCTGCTCAATATAATTTTCCAGTATGGTGTCCAACACCGGGTAAGGCGGCAGGCTGTCTTCGTCCACCTGGTCGGGCGCCAGTTCCGCCGATGGCGGACGATCAATCACTCGCTGCGGTATTACCTCACCCTCACCGATCGAATTACGATATTGTGCCAGTGCGAATACCCGTGTTTTATAGACATCCTTCAGCGCCCCGTAACCACCCGCCATATCGCCATACAGGGTTGCATAACCCACCGCCATTTCGCTTTTGTTGCCGGTGGTCAGCACCATATAGCCCGTCTTGTTCGAGATCGCCATCAACAGCACACCACGACAGCGGGATTGCAGGTTTTCTTCCGTGGTATCAACCGGTAAACCGGCAAACTCCTGCGCCAGAGCACCCATAAATTGCTCGTACATCGGAGCAATCGAAATCGACTGATAACGCACCGCCATCACCCGCGCCTGCTGCGCGGCGTCTTCTTTGCTCATATCCGAGGTATAGGCAAATGGCATCATCACAGCCTGAACCCGATCAGCCCCCAGAGCATCCACGGCAATGGCCAGTGTCAGCGCTGAATCGATACCGCCTGACAGCCCCAGAATAACGCCCTTGAAATGGTTTTTATTGACGTAGTCACGCACTCCCAACACCAGCGCGTTGTAGAGACTGGCCAGTTCATGTTCGTGGGCTTCCACCACCGGTGCCGCATTCGCAGCCTGCAAAACACCGGCAGAAAACCGGACGTCAGCCGTTGCTGCCTGGTATTCCGGTAGTTGGGCAACGCAGAGGCCAGTGGCATCCAGAGCAAACGAGGCACCATCGAAGACCAATTCATCCTGCCCACCCACCTGATTGACGTACACAATCGGCACTCCCAAGCGACCAATATGCTCACGCAAGACGGTCAGGCGCTCGGTTTGCTTGCCAATATGAAAGGGCGAGGCGTTCAGGTTAAGAATCAGCTCCGCTCCAGCGGCCACGGATTGCTCTGCCGGTCCGGTGTACCAGATATCTTCACAAATGGTTAAACCCAGATGTACGCCAGCGATATTAACAACGAGTGGCTGGTCGCCAATGCTGAAATAACGCTTTTCATCGAACACCTGATAGTTTGGCAAACATTGTTTGGCGTAACGCCCCAGTGATTCGCCCTGATACCAGACGCCAGCGCAGTTATAAAGACGCTCGTCCTCGCGCCAGGGAAAGCCAGCCACAATGGCAATGTCGTGACTGGCAGCCGCCAGCCGTTTTATGGCGGTTTCAACACGAAGTTGCAAACTTGGTCGCAACAACAGGTCTTCTGGTGGGTAACCGGTCAGCGCCAGCTCGGAAAACAGGATAAGATCGACGCCACGGTTACGTGCTGCGTCCACTTCGCTGAGCATCAGATCACAGTTGCCGGTAATATCGCCAACCAGAAAATTGCATTGCGCCATGGCGATGTGAAGTGACTCTGTCATGCTGTCGCGTTACCTTCTGCTATTTTTCCGCAGTATTGTCTGGAAATTCCGCCGGTTAGGCAAATACATTAGCGCC from the Candidatus Thalassolituus haligoni genome contains:
- a CDS encoding outer membrane protein assembly factor BamD; this translates as MTCRWLLILLSVLMVACSGNPDKPKEQTEQQLYKEARTALDKNSNVIAIEKLKALESQYPFGEYAEQAQLELIYAYFKTSDLETALEASERFIRLHPLHEQIDYAYYIRALTTYEMGFSMVERRFSDDVAKRDPTPLRDAFQYFSELLTRFPDSPYTADSRARMVYLRERLASYEIGVARYYMKRHAFMAAANRANKVVSEYPGTAAVADGLVMMTEAYQELSMTAEADDALALLKYNFPQHPQLRNGEFKNSGLAQTDRRSWLEILSFGLSK
- a CDS encoding NAD+ synthase, coding for MTESLHIAMAQCNFLVGDITGNCDLMLSEVDAARNRGVDLILFSELALTGYPPEDLLLRPSLQLRVETAIKRLAAASHDIAIVAGFPWREDERLYNCAGVWYQGESLGRYAKQCLPNYQVFDEKRYFSIGDQPLVVNIAGVHLGLTICEDIWYTGPAEQSVAAGAELILNLNASPFHIGKQTERLTVLREHIGRLGVPIVYVNQVGGQDELVFDGASFALDATGLCVAQLPEYQAATADVRFSAGVLQAANAAPVVEAHEHELASLYNALVLGVRDYVNKNHFKGVILGLSGGIDSALTLAIAVDALGADRVQAVMMPFAYTSDMSKEDAAQQARVMAVRYQSISIAPMYEQFMGALAQEFAGLPVDTTEENLQSRCRGVLLMAISNKTGYMVLTTGNKSEMAVGYATLYGDMAGGYGALKDVYKTRVFALAQYRNSIGEGEVIPQRVIDRPPSAELAPDQVDEDSLPPYPVLDTILENYIEQDMSAEAIIASGFDRDDVMRVLRLVDVNEYKRRQAPVGVRVTRRGFGRDRRYPITSGWRAGI